One stretch of Juglans microcarpa x Juglans regia isolate MS1-56 chromosome 3D, Jm3101_v1.0, whole genome shotgun sequence DNA includes these proteins:
- the LOC121256076 gene encoding potassium transporter 5-like: MADQKEMETREAETNEGIETTVVGKNMKERKISWAKLRRVDSLNIEAGRVSSSQSHASKVSWKRTLSLAFQSIGVIYGDIGTSPLYVYKSTFTDGIQHQDDILGVLSLIIYTIALIAMLKYVFIVLWANDNGDGGTFALYSLLCRYAKVSLIPNQEPEDRELSNYRLETPSNQSRRASKIKEKLENSKTAQILLFIVTIMGTSMVIGDGILTPSISVLSAVDGIDSLGKDAVVGISVAILIVLFSVQRFGTDKVGFSFAPIIFLWFLVISGIGLHNLFKYEVGVLRAFNPAYIIDYLKRNGKRGWISLGGVFLCITGTEAMFADLGHFNVQAVQISFSCITFPALLTAYSGQAAYLRKFPRNVENTFYDSIPERIYWPTFVVAVAAAIIASQAMISGAFAILTQSQNLGCFPRIKVVHTSAKYEGQVYIPEANYFLMIACVIVTVAFKTTDKIGNAYGIAVVTVMLITTSLLSLIMLVIWKTRIWKIALFFVVFASIEGIYLSSVLYKFTQGGFLPLVFALVLMTIMAIWHYVHKERYMFELRNKVSSEFIKELAVNPNIKRVPGMGFLYSELVQGIPPIFPHFISNIPSIHSVLVCVSIKSLPISKVVVEERFLFRQVEPREYHMFRCVVRYGYNDVIEEPEEFERQLVEQLKEFIRHEHFMLEEGTTEQIAEPVNLQHSSLLVKDGKARGSAVHTEESLQLPNPSGVSSRSNSIQSVNAVKSTNSSNQGVEEEMQFVQKAMENGVVYLLGEAEVVAEQKASFLKKIVVNHAYSFLRKNFRQGEKVLAIPHTRLVRVGMTYEI; encoded by the exons ATGGCAGATCAGAAAGAGATGGAGACGAGAGAAGCAGAAACAAATGAAGGAATAGAAACAACAGTTGTGGGGAAGAACATGAAAGAACGAAAGATATCGTGGGCGAAGCTGCGCCGGGTGGACTCATTGAATATAGAGGCTGGAAGGGTTTCATCTTCTCAAAGCCATGCCTCCAAG GTTAGTTGGAAGAGGACGTTGAGTTTAGCATTTCAGAGCATAGGGGTGATATATGGGGACATAGGGACGTCTCCACTTTATGTGTACAAAAGCACTTTCACCGATGGTATTCAACACCAAGACGACATTCTTGGTGTCTTGTCCCTTATCATCTACACCATAGCGCTCATAGCCATGCTGAAGTATGTCTTTATTGTGTTGTGGGCCAATGACAATGGGGATG GTGGGACGTTTGCACTGTATTCCTTGTTGTGCCGGTATGCAAAGGTGAGCTTGATTCCAAATCAGGAGCCAGAGGACAGGGAGCTATCCAACTACAGACTTGAAACACCATCCAACCAGTCGAGACGGGCTTCGAAGATTAAGGAAAAGCTTGAGAATAGCAAAACTGCACAAATTTTGCTTTTCATTGTCACCATCATGGGAACTTCCATGGTAATTGGAGATGGGATTCTTACTCCATCCATTTCAG ttctTTCTGCGGTGGATGGGATAGACTCGCTAGGGAAAG ATGCTGTTGTGGGGATTTCAGTGGCAATCTTGATAGTTCTGTTTTCTGTTCAACGATTCGGAACAGATAAAGTGGGGTTTTCGTTTGCCCCAATCATCTTCTTGTGGTTTTTGGTCATCAGTGGCATTGGTCTTCACAACTTGTTCaaatatgaggttggagttttacGTGCTTTCAATCCAGCATACATAATTGATTACCTCAAAAGAAATGGGAAACGAGGATGGATTTCACTTGGTGGAGTTTTTCTGTGCATTACAG GGACCGAGGCCATGTTTGCAGATCTGGGTCACTTCAATGTTCAAGCAGTCCAA ATCAGTTTCTCTTGCATTACGTTTCCTGCATTACTAACTGCATATAGTGGGCAAGCAGCATACCTCAGGAAATTCCCCCGGAACGTGGAAAATACTTTCTACGACTCCATACCAG AGCGAATATACTGGCCAACCTTCGTTGTTGCTGTAGCCGCTGCCATTATAGCCAGCCAAGCTATGATATCTGGGGCATTTGCAATTCTCACTCAGTCGCAAAATCTAGGTTGTTTTCCTAGAATTAAGGTTGTTCATACCTCTGCAAAGTATGAGGGCCAGGTTTACATCCCCGAGGCCAACTACTTTCTCATGATTGCTTGTGTTATAGTCACTGTGGCCTTCAAGACTACTGACAAGATCGGCAATGCATATG GAATTGCTGTGGTTACTGTAATGTTGATCACAACCAGTTTGCTTTCTCTAATCATGCTTGTTATCTGGAAGACGAGGATATGGAAGATTGCTCTCTTCTTTGTGGTGTTTGCTTCCATAGAGGGGATTTATCTATCATCTGTCTTGTACAAGTTTACGCAAGGTGGGTTCCTTCCATTGGTATTTGCGCTTGTCCTAATGACAATCATGGCGATTTGGCATTATGTACACAAAGAAAGATACATGTTTGAGCTCAGGAACAAGGTTTCTAGTGAATTCATCAAAGAATTGGCTGTCAACCCAAATATAAAACGGGTGCCAGGAATGGGATTCCTGTACTCCGAGCTTGTACAGGGTATTCCTCCAATATTTCCCCACTTCATCTCTAATATACCATCTATCCATTCTGTTCTAGTGTGTGTCTCAATTAAGTCCCTCCCGATTAGCAAAGTTGTAGTGGAGGAGAGATTCCTGTTCCGACAAGTTGAGCCGAGGGAATATCACATGTTCCGCTGTGTGGTGAGGTATGGCTATAATGATGTGATCGAGGAACCTGAGGAGTTTGAGAGACAGCTAGTGGAACAGTTGAAAGAATTCATCCGCCATGAACACTTCATGCTTGAGGAAGGAACCACTGAACAAATTGCTGAACCAGTGAACCTCCAGCATTCTTCTCTATTGGTGAAAGATGGGAAAGCAAGAGGATCAGCTGTTCACACTGAGGAATCACTACAACTGCCTAATCCATCTGGGGTTTCATCCAGGTCTAATTCCATTCAGTCGGTCAATGCAGTTAAATCGACAAATTCTTCTAACCAGGGAGTTGAAGAGGAGATGCAGTTTGTCCAAAAAGCGATGGAGAATGGTGTGGTTTACCTCCTTGGAGAAGCAGAAGTTGTGGCAGAACAGAAAGCATCCTTCTTGAAGAAGATAGTAGTCAATCATGCCTATAGtttcttgagaaaaaatttTAGGCAGGGGGAGAAAGTTCTGGCTATTCCCCACACTAGGCTCGTAAGGGTTGGAATGACATATGAGATCTGA